A genomic region of Desulfosarcina ovata subsp. ovata contains the following coding sequences:
- a CDS encoding nitrogenase component 1 yields MKTQQKAEYKATSNACKHCSPLGASLVFRGIENTIPLLHGSQGCSTYIRRYLISHYNEPIDIASSNFSEETAVFGGGANLKLAVDNIIQQYHPAMIGVGTTCLSETIGDDVPMILRDYLKNNREENGTVIVPVSTPSYSGTHIDGFHAAVRATVDTVAQKQSSHAAGINFFPGMLSPADHRHFHEIFSDFGVAYNMLPDYSQTLDGPMWTEYHKIPEGGTPVKRIVAMGDAVASIELGRILAETKSAGQLLADKFEIPNHRIGLPIGIKETDVLFDRISEISGKPIPEKYVQERARLIDAYADGHKYVFEARAVVYGEEDLVIGMASFLSEIGIVPALCASGGKSGHLEAKLRQVIDDFDAKQIQVKEGIDFVEIGEIAKKVNPDFLIGNSKGYKIARSMKKPLIRIGFPIHDRMGGARIVHVGYRGAQQLFDTITNTIIANRQDSSPVGYFYM; encoded by the coding sequence ATGAAAACCCAGCAAAAGGCAGAATACAAAGCCACCAGCAATGCATGCAAGCATTGCAGTCCATTGGGTGCGTCACTGGTTTTCAGAGGAATTGAAAACACCATCCCTCTGCTCCATGGATCCCAGGGCTGTTCTACATATATTCGAAGATACCTGATCAGCCATTATAACGAGCCGATAGATATCGCCTCGTCAAATTTTTCCGAGGAAACCGCTGTCTTCGGCGGCGGCGCCAATTTGAAACTGGCAGTGGATAACATCATCCAGCAGTATCACCCGGCAATGATCGGTGTGGGAACGACCTGCCTCAGTGAGACGATCGGTGATGATGTTCCCATGATTTTGAGGGATTATCTCAAGAATAACCGTGAAGAAAATGGTACGGTGATTGTCCCTGTCTCCACACCCAGCTATTCGGGAACCCACATTGACGGATTCCATGCTGCGGTGAGGGCGACGGTGGACACGGTGGCCCAAAAGCAAAGCAGCCATGCGGCAGGTATCAATTTCTTTCCCGGCATGCTGTCGCCGGCGGATCACAGACATTTTCACGAAATTTTTTCAGATTTCGGCGTGGCGTACAATATGCTCCCCGATTACTCGCAAACCCTGGACGGCCCCATGTGGACCGAATACCATAAGATTCCGGAAGGGGGGACGCCCGTCAAGCGGATCGTCGCCATGGGCGACGCAGTGGCGAGCATCGAATTGGGAAGAATTCTCGCGGAAACAAAAAGTGCCGGTCAACTGCTGGCCGACAAATTTGAAATTCCCAATCATCGCATCGGTCTGCCCATCGGCATCAAAGAGACGGATGTGCTTTTCGATCGGATTTCAGAAATCAGCGGTAAGCCCATACCGGAAAAATATGTTCAGGAAAGGGCGCGTCTGATCGACGCTTATGCGGACGGGCACAAGTATGTCTTCGAGGCCCGGGCCGTTGTTTACGGCGAGGAAGATCTGGTGATCGGTATGGCATCTTTCTTGTCGGAAATCGGCATCGTGCCGGCGCTTTGCGCATCCGGCGGGAAAAGCGGCCATCTTGAAGCAAAGCTTCGTCAGGTTATCGACGATTTCGACGCCAAGCAGATCCAGGTAAAAGAGGGCATCGATTTCGTCGAGATCGGCGAGATCGCCAAGAAGGTCAACCCCGATTTTCTGATCGGCAACAGCAAGGGGTACAAAATTGCACGCTCCATGAAAAAGCCGCTCATTCGCATCGGCTTTCCCATCCACGATCGTATGGGCGGGGCGAGAATCGTTCACGTGGGATACCGCGGTGCCCAGCAGCTGTTTGATACCATTACCAACACAATTATTGCTAATAGGCAGGATTCATCGCCTGTCGGTTATTTTTACATGTAA
- a CDS encoding radical SAM protein — translation MDLANHPCFNAKMRGKYGRVHLPVAPRCNIQCNYCDRKYDCVNESRPGVTSAVLKPRQAMTYLDYVFEEVKNISVVGIAGPGDPFANPDETMETLRLVREKYPEIILCLATNGLGIGPYIDELSEMNVSHVTITLNAVDPEIGSQIYSFVRHGKRVLAPKAGFEVLLEKQLEAIIRLKEKNVTTKVNTIILPGINEDHIETVAEKMAELKVDILNCIPFFPNKGAKFADIPEPSKESVIQIRKKAAQHIPQMYHCKRCRADAVGILGEENGCQINEKLQECAQMPEIFNETRPYVAVASQEGVLVNQKLGKAEELFIYGRRDNGEIYLVESRKTPEPGGGLQRWEDLSKILSDCRALMVAGIGDNPRRVLSKKKIDILELDGMIEEAAEAVFEGHSMNFMVRRDIKACNKQHPMAGMGCM, via the coding sequence ATGGATCTAGCCAACCACCCCTGTTTCAATGCCAAAATGAGAGGCAAATACGGAAGGGTGCACCTTCCCGTAGCGCCTCGCTGCAATATTCAATGCAATTACTGCGATCGAAAATACGATTGCGTCAACGAAAGCCGGCCCGGGGTCACCAGCGCGGTACTGAAACCGCGTCAGGCCATGACTTATCTCGACTATGTTTTCGAAGAAGTGAAAAACATTTCGGTCGTGGGGATCGCCGGCCCGGGTGATCCGTTCGCCAACCCCGATGAAACCATGGAAACACTTCGGCTGGTACGGGAAAAATACCCCGAAATAATTCTTTGTCTGGCCACCAACGGCCTGGGCATCGGTCCGTACATCGATGAACTATCTGAAATGAATGTCAGCCATGTGACCATTACCTTGAATGCCGTCGATCCGGAAATCGGTTCTCAGATTTATTCCTTCGTTCGTCACGGCAAGCGGGTGCTGGCCCCCAAAGCCGGCTTCGAGGTGTTGCTGGAAAAGCAACTCGAGGCGATCATTCGCCTTAAGGAAAAGAATGTGACCACCAAAGTCAACACGATCATTTTGCCGGGAATCAATGAAGACCACATTGAAACGGTGGCCGAAAAAATGGCCGAGCTGAAGGTGGACATCCTCAACTGTATCCCCTTTTTCCCCAATAAGGGGGCCAAGTTTGCGGATATTCCGGAACCGTCCAAAGAAAGCGTGATCCAAATTCGCAAGAAGGCGGCCCAGCATATTCCTCAGATGTATCACTGCAAACGCTGCCGGGCCGATGCCGTGGGGATTCTGGGTGAGGAAAACGGTTGCCAAATCAACGAGAAATTGCAGGAATGCGCCCAGATGCCCGAGATATTCAACGAGACGCGGCCTTATGTGGCGGTTGCCAGCCAGGAGGGCGTACTGGTCAACCAGAAACTCGGTAAAGCCGAGGAACTGTTTATCTATGGGCGGCGGGACAACGGTGAAATTTACCTGGTCGAATCTCGCAAAACACCCGAGCCGGGCGGCGGTCTGCAACGCTGGGAGGACCTCAGCAAAATCCTCAGCGATTGCCGGGCATTGATGGTCGCCGGGATCGGCGACAACCCCCGGCGTGTGCTCAGCAAGAAGAAGATCGATATCCTGGAACTGGACGGAATGATTGAAGAGGCTGCCGAAGCTGTTTTCGAAGGGCACAGCATGAACTTCATGGTCCGGCGGGACATCAAAGCGTGCAACAAGCAGCACCCGATGGCGGGGATGGGGTGCATGTGA
- a CDS encoding (2Fe-2S) ferredoxin domain-containing protein has product MEKPEHHIFVCASFRADGDAKGVCKKKGSVDLLPYIENEILDRGLNAQITSTGCMKACDHGPVMVIYPKGLWYGGVESEEIVDEILDALEDGEVADEYAL; this is encoded by the coding sequence ATGGAAAAACCGGAACACCACATTTTTGTCTGCGCCAGTTTTCGTGCCGATGGCGATGCCAAGGGAGTATGCAAAAAAAAAGGTTCGGTCGACCTTTTGCCTTACATCGAAAATGAAATTCTCGATCGTGGACTGAATGCCCAGATCACCAGCACCGGCTGTATGAAGGCCTGTGACCATGGTCCGGTGATGGTGATTTATCCCAAGGGTCTCTGGTACGGCGGCGTGGAGAGCGAAGAGATCGTTGACGAGATCCTCGATGCCCTTGAAGATGGCGAAGTCGCGGATGAATACGCCTTGTAG
- a CDS encoding PolC-type DNA polymerase III: MGTLFTARMMNRLLQLRLHKRRLPPLAAANLASLAHLDASRPAGKYAYTVVDLETTGLDFRKDRIVSIGAVKLIDERIHLGRMFNQLVNPGRHMPAQAITIHGIVPSMLASAPSGMDTLDGFLDFLGSDILVAHPAWFDVAFLNRLMQARYGFRLQNLTIDNRLLCERLLLTKMLPALPRKPGLLGNDAADPERHRKQPDLEKIAHQLGIRIYQRHSAVGDALATAMILQRCLAKLAQTGRGRLRDLIRSGTV, encoded by the coding sequence ATGGGGACCCTGTTTACGGCCCGCATGATGAACCGCCTGCTGCAGCTGCGCCTGCACAAGCGGCGCCTGCCGCCATTGGCCGCCGCCAATCTGGCCTCCCTGGCCCATCTGGATGCGTCCCGCCCGGCCGGCAAATACGCCTATACGGTCGTCGACCTGGAGACCACCGGCCTGGATTTCAGGAAAGACCGCATCGTCAGCATCGGTGCCGTCAAGCTGATCGACGAACGCATCCACCTGGGCCGAATGTTCAACCAGCTGGTCAATCCGGGCCGCCACATGCCGGCACAAGCCATCACAATCCACGGGATTGTCCCGTCCATGCTGGCCTCCGCGCCCTCGGGCATGGACACGCTGGACGGTTTTCTGGACTTTCTGGGCAGCGATATTCTCGTGGCCCATCCGGCCTGGTTCGATGTCGCGTTTCTCAACCGTCTGATGCAGGCCCGCTACGGCTTCCGGTTGCAGAATCTGACAATCGACAACCGTCTCTTGTGCGAACGGCTCCTGCTGACCAAAATGCTGCCGGCGCTGCCACGCAAACCCGGCCTTTTGGGAAACGACGCGGCCGATCCGGAACGACACCGGAAGCAGCCCGACCTCGAGAAGATCGCCCACCAGCTGGGAATCCGCATCTATCAACGGCACAGTGCCGTGGGCGACGCCCTGGCCACCGCCATGATCCTGCAACGCTGCCTGGCAAAACTGGCGCAGACCGGCCGGGGCCGGCTGAGAGACCTGATCCGGTCCGGCACCGTCTGA
- a CDS encoding DUF294 nucleotidyltransferase-like domain-containing protein, translated as MNAYPLPGIIDFLKTVVPFNTLDEATLEQVANTIEVAFYPAGQPIIRMNEAAGGYLYIVQTGCARISITDESADELLVDLRGEGDSFGAVSLLEGKSALFNITAQEDMIALLVPKAAVDRLLAAHAPFKRYFGFSLARNFRAVRKSADEQLSLLTSDSQIQFDQFMTGKRVSDLMSTAPLTCGPETTVQQAARFMKTRGVGSIVVQDAEGLPLGILTDTDLRSQIIAEGRDLSTPVEAIMSAPIRSVAPHAFAFDALLDMSRFAISHLVVTENRKAVGILSEHDFQLAAGTSPVGMIGDISNATSIDELVGKRAHIDRVLEMAMQRSGAVKPMVALIAELNDRVTRQFIRVVEKKMADSAWGPPPTDYCWLAMGSEGRREQTLYSDQDNALLYQDVGQEDEPEVRRWFLAMAEQVVDALARFGIPRCQGGVMASNPRWCLSLEQWREMFGGWLDTPTPESMRLATVFFDFRSITDGFDGALRLRQWLTETAAGKRHYARELAGNALYNRPPIGFLRQFVVETSGEHSRGLNLKLRGLTPVVDAARVMALELGIAETNTVARLKAVTRKNGLDAEFAAAIDDAYDYINFIRISHHLRNRTQGQPLNNFVNPALLNPMERKVLKESFSIISQLQELLAVRYQIWGTR; from the coding sequence ATGAACGCCTATCCTCTGCCCGGAATCATCGATTTTCTGAAAACGGTGGTGCCGTTCAACACCCTTGACGAGGCCACCCTCGAGCAGGTGGCCAATACCATCGAAGTGGCCTTCTACCCGGCCGGCCAACCGATCATCCGCATGAACGAAGCGGCCGGCGGCTATCTCTATATCGTTCAGACCGGCTGTGCGCGGATCTCCATCACCGATGAATCCGCCGATGAACTGCTGGTCGACCTGCGAGGCGAGGGTGACAGCTTTGGTGCGGTGAGTTTGCTGGAAGGAAAAAGCGCCCTGTTCAACATCACCGCCCAAGAAGACATGATTGCGCTGCTGGTTCCCAAAGCGGCGGTGGACCGGCTGCTGGCCGCCCATGCGCCGTTCAAACGCTACTTTGGTTTCTCCCTGGCCCGCAACTTCAGGGCCGTTCGCAAATCCGCCGATGAACAGCTCAGTCTGTTGACCAGTGACAGCCAGATCCAGTTCGATCAGTTCATGACCGGCAAACGGGTCAGCGACCTGATGTCCACGGCGCCACTGACCTGCGGACCGGAAACGACGGTCCAGCAGGCAGCGCGTTTCATGAAGACACGCGGTGTCGGCTCCATTGTCGTCCAGGACGCCGAAGGACTGCCGCTGGGAATTCTCACCGATACCGATCTGCGCAGCCAGATCATTGCCGAGGGTCGCGACCTGAGCACACCGGTGGAGGCAATCATGAGTGCTCCTATCCGCAGCGTCGCACCGCACGCCTTTGCCTTCGACGCCCTGCTGGACATGAGCCGCTTCGCCATCAGCCACCTGGTCGTCACCGAAAACCGGAAAGCCGTGGGAATCCTCAGCGAGCACGATTTTCAGCTGGCCGCAGGCACATCGCCGGTGGGAATGATAGGAGATATTTCCAATGCCACCAGTATCGATGAACTGGTCGGCAAACGCGCCCACATCGACCGGGTGCTGGAAATGGCCATGCAGCGCAGCGGCGCGGTTAAGCCTATGGTGGCCCTGATCGCCGAGTTGAACGACCGCGTTACACGCCAGTTCATCCGCGTGGTCGAAAAAAAAATGGCCGACAGCGCCTGGGGGCCGCCGCCGACGGATTACTGCTGGCTGGCCATGGGCAGTGAAGGGCGCCGGGAACAAACCCTGTACTCGGACCAGGACAACGCCCTGCTCTATCAGGATGTTGGCCAGGAAGACGAACCTGAAGTCCGGCGCTGGTTTCTGGCCATGGCCGAACAGGTGGTGGATGCCCTGGCCCGTTTCGGTATTCCCCGCTGCCAGGGCGGGGTCATGGCCAGCAACCCCAGGTGGTGCCTGAGCCTAGAGCAATGGCGTGAGATGTTTGGCGGCTGGCTCGACACGCCCACGCCGGAAAGCATGCGCCTGGCCACGGTCTTTTTCGATTTCCGCAGCATTACCGATGGATTCGACGGCGCCCTGCGGCTGCGCCAGTGGCTGACCGAAACGGCGGCCGGCAAGAGGCATTATGCCCGCGAACTGGCCGGCAACGCCCTGTACAACCGGCCGCCCATCGGATTTCTGCGCCAGTTCGTGGTGGAGACCTCCGGCGAACACAGCCGCGGCCTCAATTTGAAGCTGCGCGGCCTGACACCGGTGGTGGATGCCGCGCGGGTCATGGCCCTGGAGCTGGGTATTGCGGAGACCAACACCGTGGCGCGCCTAAAGGCGGTTACCCGCAAAAATGGTCTGGATGCCGAATTTGCCGCCGCCATTGACGACGCCTACGATTACATCAACTTTATCCGCATCAGCCATCACCTGCGCAACAGGACCCAGGGCCAGCCCCTGAACAACTTCGTCAACCCGGCCCTGCTCAATCCCATGGAGCGCAAAGTGCTCAAGGAAAGTTTCTCCATCATCAGCCAGTTGCAGGAGCTGCTGGCCGTGCGCTACCAGATCTGGGGCACCCGGTAG
- a CDS encoding 16S rRNA (uracil(1498)-N(3))-methyltransferase, producing MRRFYIPPEMAGAVQPEITGSDAAHICRVLRLASGDTVELFDGTGRGYTARIVTCSPKRVAVAIEENFAMLAESPVHITLAQGVLKDRKMDALIRQLTELGIDTWMPFYAARSIPVPGSKGLGPRLARWEKIALEAVKQCRRGCLPQIAPVDDFDAVIASSASFDLKIIFWEETLGAFRIPDTAPRQPHQILVVVGPEGGFSADEIQRARTHGFLTAGLGTRILRAETATLAACTLVQYCFGDMGR from the coding sequence TTGAGACGATTTTATATACCGCCAGAGATGGCTGGTGCCGTGCAGCCGGAAATCACCGGATCGGATGCCGCCCATATTTGCCGGGTGCTGCGGCTGGCATCCGGCGACACCGTGGAGCTGTTCGACGGCACCGGCAGGGGGTATACGGCCCGGATTGTCACATGCTCGCCCAAACGGGTTGCTGTGGCTATTGAGGAGAACTTTGCTATGCTGGCGGAGTCGCCCGTTCATATCACCCTGGCCCAGGGGGTGCTCAAGGATCGTAAGATGGATGCTCTGATCCGCCAGTTGACCGAACTGGGGATCGATACCTGGATGCCGTTTTATGCTGCTCGGTCGATCCCGGTGCCGGGAAGCAAGGGGCTTGGCCCACGCCTGGCACGCTGGGAGAAGATTGCCCTGGAGGCCGTGAAGCAGTGCCGACGCGGATGCCTTCCTCAAATTGCGCCGGTGGACGATTTTGACGCCGTGATCGCATCGTCGGCGTCGTTCGACCTGAAGATCATTTTCTGGGAGGAGACGCTTGGGGCTTTCCGGATTCCCGACACGGCGCCCCGGCAGCCGCATCAGATCCTGGTGGTGGTGGGGCCGGAAGGCGGGTTCAGTGCCGACGAAATCCAGCGCGCCCGAACGCATGGATTTCTCACCGCCGGATTGGGGACGCGCATCCTGCGCGCCGAGACCGCCACGCTGGCCGCCTGTACCCTGGTTCAGTATTGTTTCGGGGATATGGGAAGATAA
- a CDS encoding RnfABCDGE type electron transport complex subunit B has translation MSWVIIGLAATTMLAMALVLSFVLGWANRAFHVEVDPRIDAAIEVLPGANCGGCGYVGCGEYAESIVLENAPVNKCTVGGDSVMKALADVMGVDAEASFPWRPVVHCGAHLEDRLGRNPYIGEQRCATANLVTDVQGCTYGCLGFGDCTRACSFDAIHVEDGLARVDYEKCVGCGACAKACPRNIITMAPFKSERMLVVECSNLDAGKDVKAVCKVGCLGCKACERISDMFALKNNLSTIDYECYDPENMEDCLKAADKCPRNRLVFVGKPTEKDLKAVADEELPDVVVPDFKTTVDDTEWRG, from the coding sequence ATGTCTTGGGTAATTATCGGCCTGGCCGCCACCACCATGCTGGCCATGGCCCTCGTGCTGTCATTTGTCTTGGGCTGGGCCAATCGGGCCTTTCATGTGGAAGTGGATCCGCGTATCGATGCCGCCATCGAAGTACTGCCGGGCGCCAACTGCGGTGGTTGCGGCTATGTCGGGTGCGGTGAATACGCCGAATCCATCGTTTTGGAAAATGCCCCGGTAAACAAATGTACCGTCGGTGGGGACAGTGTCATGAAGGCGCTGGCCGATGTAATGGGCGTGGATGCCGAGGCCAGCTTCCCTTGGCGCCCGGTGGTGCACTGCGGCGCCCACCTGGAAGATCGCCTGGGCCGTAACCCCTATATCGGTGAGCAGCGCTGCGCAACCGCCAACCTGGTGACCGACGTCCAGGGATGTACCTACGGTTGCCTCGGATTTGGCGACTGCACGCGGGCATGCTCCTTCGACGCCATTCATGTGGAAGATGGCCTGGCGCGGGTCGATTATGAAAAGTGCGTCGGCTGCGGTGCGTGTGCCAAGGCTTGCCCGCGCAACATCATCACCATGGCACCGTTCAAGAGCGAACGCATGCTGGTGGTGGAGTGCTCCAACCTGGATGCGGGCAAGGATGTCAAAGCGGTTTGCAAGGTCGGCTGCCTGGGCTGCAAGGCCTGCGAACGCATTTCCGACATGTTCGCCCTGAAAAACAACCTCTCGACCATCGATTACGAATGCTACGATCCGGAGAATATGGAAGATTGCCTCAAAGCTGCTGACAAATGCCCCCGCAACCGGCTGGTCTTCGTGGGCAAACCCACCGAGAAGGACCTCAAGGCGGTGGCTGACGAGGAACTGCCCGATGTGGTCGTGCCGGACTTCAAGACCACCGTGGACGATACGGAGTGGCGCGGATAG
- a CDS encoding electron transport complex protein RnfA encodes MNYLIDILLIALGAALINNFVLYYFVGICPFIGVSRRVSMAVGMGAAVTFVITIAAFISWSITTFVLMPGAPLTRMAASLFMSAESAAGVDLTILSYIVYIFAISASVQFVEMYVRRFFPILYKAFGVFLPLITTNCAILFACLTIMSHVVGAENPADRWDLGRSLTLAFFGGVGFTIAIVIMAGIREELELCDIPKPFRGAAIALVVGGILAMAFMGFTGVDSGLRKAMTAKPAAIEQEQTSDASPVLKKETILSWAPDCQPASVPVNQPINTILGEICLG; translated from the coding sequence ATGAACTATCTAATCGATATCCTGCTCATCGCCCTGGGGGCGGCCCTGATCAACAACTTCGTGTTGTACTATTTTGTGGGTATCTGCCCCTTTATCGGTGTCTCCCGACGGGTCAGCATGGCCGTTGGCATGGGGGCCGCCGTGACATTCGTCATTACCATTGCCGCATTCATTTCCTGGAGCATTACCACGTTCGTGCTGATGCCCGGGGCACCGCTCACCCGGATGGCAGCAAGTCTCTTCATGTCGGCCGAATCTGCCGCCGGAGTCGATTTGACCATTTTGAGCTACATTGTCTACATCTTCGCCATCAGCGCTTCGGTGCAGTTTGTCGAGATGTACGTACGTCGATTCTTTCCCATACTGTACAAGGCCTTCGGCGTTTTTCTACCATTGATCACCACCAACTGCGCCATCCTCTTCGCCTGCCTGACCATCATGAGCCATGTGGTCGGTGCGGAGAACCCGGCCGACCGCTGGGATCTGGGCCGGTCCCTGACCTTGGCTTTCTTCGGCGGTGTCGGATTTACCATCGCCATTGTCATTATGGCCGGCATCCGTGAGGAACTGGAACTGTGCGATATTCCCAAGCCGTTCCGCGGGGCCGCCATCGCCCTGGTCGTCGGCGGTATCCTGGCCATGGCCTTCATGGGATTTACCGGTGTGGACTCCGGCCTGCGCAAGGCCATGACCGCCAAGCCGGCCGCGATCGAGCAAGAACAAACATCCGATGCCTCTCCGGTTCTCAAGAAAGAGACGATTCTGTCGTGGGCGCCTGACTGCCAGCCTGCTTCGGTTCCGGTTAACCAACCCATCAACACGATTCTGGGGGAAATATGTCTTGGGTAA
- the rsxE gene encoding electron transport complex subunit RsxE produces the protein MADQPTATERFIQGILPENPVYRQLLGMCPTLAVTNSLMAALTMAGAVAFVLLCANVITSLIRDLLKPHLRIVIFTLTIATFVTIADRALAAYLYQMSKTLGPYIPLIIVNCIIICRCEVVASKQSAFVAAADAIGQSLGFGLALSSIAAVREILGTGCLFGMRVLPVVWPDWVIMVLPPGAFLTFGLLLGCVNWFTARKSANKEA, from the coding sequence ATGGCTGATCAGCCCACCGCCACTGAACGGTTTATTCAAGGAATCCTGCCGGAGAACCCGGTCTATCGCCAACTGCTGGGCATGTGTCCCACCCTGGCCGTAACCAACAGCCTCATGGCGGCGCTCACCATGGCCGGTGCCGTCGCGTTCGTGCTCCTGTGCGCCAACGTGATCACCAGCCTGATCCGCGATCTGCTCAAACCGCACCTTCGCATCGTCATCTTCACCCTGACCATTGCCACGTTCGTGACCATCGCCGACCGTGCCCTGGCCGCCTATCTCTACCAGATGAGCAAAACCCTCGGGCCCTACATTCCGCTGATCATCGTCAACTGTATCATTATCTGTCGTTGTGAAGTGGTGGCATCCAAGCAGTCGGCCTTTGTTGCCGCCGCCGACGCCATCGGTCAGAGTCTGGGGTTCGGTCTGGCGCTTTCCAGCATCGCCGCCGTGCGAGAAATTCTCGGCACCGGATGCCTGTTCGGCATGCGGGTGCTGCCGGTAGTATGGCCTGACTGGGTCATCATGGTGCTGCCGCCCGGAGCATTTCTCACCTTTGGCCTGCTGTTGGGTTGCGTCAACTGGTTTACCGCTCGCAAGAGCGCCAACAAAGAAGCGTAG
- a CDS encoding FMN-binding protein, producing the protein MDAEKKQPAGGLKANYLVQAWLVIFLAIGFGVSLAGVQLALGPVIEQNKMNETLQKVPELVLGREATQKMAAENQTLEITPKQIAVKKPTSEKFYSVYQASYQGAPKGWVIKTKGQGYADNIELLIGLTADLKTITGLFVLDQKETPGLGNKIITDAWRGQFINAPASAPLVVVKTGATKPGEIDAVTGATISSKSVTTLINSAITDLRQPLTSGAAETGKGGKANG; encoded by the coding sequence ATGGATGCTGAAAAAAAACAACCCGCCGGCGGCCTGAAAGCCAACTATCTGGTCCAGGCCTGGCTGGTGATCTTCCTGGCAATCGGGTTCGGTGTCTCCCTGGCCGGCGTGCAACTGGCCCTTGGCCCGGTCATCGAACAGAACAAAATGAACGAAACCCTTCAAAAAGTGCCGGAACTGGTGCTTGGCCGCGAGGCGACCCAGAAAATGGCCGCTGAAAACCAAACGCTTGAGATCACGCCCAAACAGATCGCCGTAAAAAAACCGACCAGCGAGAAATTCTACAGCGTCTACCAGGCCAGTTATCAGGGGGCGCCCAAGGGCTGGGTGATCAAGACCAAGGGCCAGGGCTATGCCGATAACATCGAGCTTTTGATCGGCCTCACGGCGGATCTCAAGACCATCACGGGTCTGTTCGTTCTCGACCAGAAGGAAACGCCCGGTCTGGGCAACAAGATCATTACCGATGCGTGGCGCGGCCAATTCATCAACGCCCCGGCAAGCGCCCCCCTGGTGGTGGTGAAAACCGGGGCCACCAAACCCGGTGAAATCGATGCCGTCACCGGCGCCACGATTTCCTCGAAAAGCGTCACCACATTGATCAATTCCGCCATCACGGACCTGCGCCAACCGCTTACCAGCGGCGCTGCCGAAACGGGGAAAGGGGGGAAGGCCAATGGCTGA
- a CDS encoding RnfABCDGE type electron transport complex subunit D — protein MNINDTSGSTTPVIHVSPSPHLVQAAASTRRMMVDVLIALAPVVGMSLYIFRDYALYQLIVCLMGCLLAELIFSGMRGRKETVKDFSAVVTAIILAMSLPGTAPWYVGFIASFVAIGIGKIIFGGLGMNLFNPAMVGRAFVMISFAGALAASGYESATSAIDAISQATPMNAYKMNGVVTPIAHLFYGTTNGSLGETSAIACILGGLYLIIRRTASWEIPAGLLLAVAAIGGLADLMGPADGWTTLHHLLGGSVLFGAFFIATDPVTSPLTPKGKFIFGLGTGLLIMVLRLFSGYPEGVMFAVLFMNALTPLINRWTIPTPFGGQ, from the coding sequence GTGAATATCAACGATACTAGCGGATCGACAACTCCGGTTATCCACGTATCCCCCTCACCCCATCTGGTGCAAGCCGCTGCGAGCACCCGCCGGATGATGGTGGATGTGTTGATCGCCTTGGCACCTGTGGTGGGCATGTCCTTATATATATTCCGCGACTACGCCCTCTATCAGCTGATTGTCTGCCTGATGGGATGTCTGCTTGCTGAACTCATCTTCTCCGGCATGCGCGGCCGCAAGGAGACTGTCAAGGATTTCTCGGCTGTCGTTACGGCCATCATCCTGGCCATGTCCCTGCCCGGCACGGCGCCATGGTATGTCGGCTTCATCGCCTCGTTCGTGGCCATCGGCATCGGCAAGATCATCTTCGGTGGATTGGGCATGAACCTGTTCAATCCGGCCATGGTGGGGAGGGCGTTCGTCATGATCTCTTTTGCCGGCGCCCTGGCCGCATCCGGATATGAGAGCGCCACCAGCGCCATCGATGCCATCAGCCAGGCCACGCCCATGAATGCCTACAAGATGAACGGCGTGGTCACCCCCATCGCCCATCTGTTCTACGGAACCACTAACGGCAGCTTGGGGGAAACCAGTGCGATTGCCTGTATTCTGGGAGGTCTCTACCTGATCATCCGGCGTACCGCATCGTGGGAAATCCCGGCCGGCCTGCTTTTGGCCGTGGCGGCCATCGGCGGTTTGGCCGATTTGATGGGCCCGGCCGACGGTTGGACGACACTGCATCATCTGCTTGGCGGATCGGTTCTCTTCGGGGCCTTTTTCATTGCCACCGACCCGGTGACCAGCCCCTTGACCCCCAAGGGAAAATTCATCTTCGGTTTGGGTACGGGCCTTTTGATCATGGTGCTGCGGCTTTTTTCCGGATACCCGGAAGGCGTCATGTTTGCCGTCCTGTTCATGAATGCGTTGACCCCTTTGATTAACCGGTGGACCATCCCCACACCTTTCGGTGGGCAATAG